The stretch of DNA GTGCAGCTTGAATATGTCTTGAATTTCCCCAACGACCGGCAACTGCACGTCACTGAAACGATCGGTCCGGTCATGGACCCGGACCGTCCTCAACTGACAGGTTGGACGCGCCGTATTTCCGTGAGCGGCATCCCGGAGGGATTCCAGGCGGTTTTATTACATCGCACGCCCGAGGTCGCGTTTGGCAATCCCCTGGTCGAAGCCATAGACGAATCGGCCACACCGTGGGAGTCCGTTTCGGCCGATGGCAAAACTCAAGGCAGCGTGATTGACAAAACGGGTGATACGGCCTTGGGAGCATTTCGCTACCTGTGCGAACTGAAACCGGAGGAACTCGGCAAGAATCCCGCAACGCCTTCGAAATTCCCCATCGAAAAAATCACCTCGGTGCCGGGATATGACGGAATCCGTCTGCCATTGTCACGATCGATTATGCCGACAGCGATCGCCTGGACGCATGACGGAAAGATGGTGTTCACCTCCCTCAAAGGGCATGTTTACATCGCCGAGGATACCGATGGCGATGGCATTGAGGATGAATTGAAGCTCTTCGAAGAAGGACTCGCCGCTGCTTACGGTGTGATCGCCGACGGAGCGGATTTGATCGTGGCCCACAAACCGGAATTGCTACGACTGCGCGACACCGACGGCGATGGCCGCGCGGATGTGCGAGAAGTCGTCGCTACTGGCTGGGGTTTCAACGACAATTACCACGACTGGACGACCGGCATCGTGCGGGACTCAGCCGGCAATATGTACGTGGGACTGGGCAGTGACTATGCACAAAAAAAACGGCGGGCCGAACACACACGTTGGCGCGGTAAAGTGCTGCGGATCGATCCGTCGGGCAAGATCGAACCGTTAGGGCACGACCTGCGTTACCCTACCGGGCTGGCGATCGATCAAGAGGATCGTGTCTACATGTCCGATCAACAAGGAGTGCAGAACACCTTCAATGAGATCAACCATCTCGTGCCGGGACGGGGTTACGGCGTGACCAGTCCGCATCGTGACTCACCCGATTCGCCTCCCATGTGGCCGGCAGTGCAACTGCCGCACCCCTGGACGCGGAGCGTGAACGGCATCTTCTTTTTGAACTCTGAACGTGACAATAAAAACCAAGTCTTCGGCCCCTTCGCCGGTCATGGCATTGGCTGTGAATACGACACACGGGCGCTGATTCGCTTCACGACGCAACAAGTCGGTGACGTTCTGCAAGGCGCCGCCTATCGACTCAGCCGCACGGACATCGAAGACGCCACCGCCAATTTCACCGGCGCGCTCAGCGGTGCTGTCAGCCCCGATGGCGACATCTACATCGGCAGCATTCACGATAGCGGATGGTTGGGCGGACACAATCTCGGCGACATCGTGCGGTTGCGACCCAATGGCAAATTGCCGCTCGGCATTCGCGAACTCCGCGCGAATCCGCAAGGCTTCACGTTGACCTTCACTGCCCCGGTGAATCGCGAAGCTGCCGCCGATCCGAAAAACTACACCATCTCCGCCTACACACGCATCTGGGAGGGTGGCTACGCAACTCCCGAATCGGGCCGCCACAAAGTGACCGTCACCGGCGCCCAAGTTTCTGAAGATGGCCGTGAAGTTATCTTGACTGTCGACGCGCTGCAGGAGAAATTTGTCTACGAAGTCAGCTGCGGCCGCATCGGCCCGGACCCCAACCAACCCCTTTGGCCGTCAATCGGCTACTACACCATGACCGTCGTCCCGAAAAAGTAGGGTGCGTCGCGACGCACCTTTCTAGGTAGGACAAATGATCCTCCTCATACATCAATGCGCTGCACACGTTTTGACGCAAGTTTTTTAGCCGCAGAGGATTTCTCAATGGGGCCTCAATTGATTAAGCGACAGCGATAAGTCGAGTTGTAAATTGGGAGTGACCAACCGAACAAGCCAGCGAAGTCGAGTCAATCAAACCGTTCAACCGAAAACACTACAATCAAACAACCGTTCCAGGCCGTTCGCCACTTCAATTCTCTGTGACCTCTGTGTTCTCTGTGGCAAATAATTGCGAGCGCAAACGGTCGGTTTGGGATTTTGAGAGTCCCGCCTGAAAATCCGTGTTTCATCCGTGTTCAATCTGTGGCTAAGAAAATAACGGTCCGATTTGGTTGCGGCTCAGCCGCGCTCAGCGATTTGCAACCTGCCGATATTTTCCGCTGACAGTCGTAACCTTCTTGAACGCTGCGAGCGGCCTTCCTAGAATCCATAGCACGCCCCGCGCTGGCGGCCGCGATATTCCTCCGGGTCATCTACTCCCAACAAGCAGCGATCACTCATGGCAAAAGAACCCCGCGACTTCGGCGAGTTTTTGGAAAAGTTCAAACGTCATCGCGATGTGATGCACGAAGAACTGCATAAAGTGATCATCGGCCAGGACGAGGTCATTGAGCAGATCTTTGCCGCCATCTTCACCGGCGGGCATTGCCTGCTGGTTGGTGTTCCTGGTTTGGCGAAGACGCTCCTCGTCAGCACGATATCGCAAATCCTCGACGTCCGCTTCAAACGGATTCAATTCACACCCGACCTGATGCCCTCGGACATCACCGGGACCAACGTGTTGGACGAACAAGAATCGGGCCGCCGTGACTTTCGCTTTGTCGAAGGTCCGGTCTTTACCAATATTCTGCTGGCGGACGAAATCAACCGGACGCCTCCCAAAACTCAGGCAGCGCTGTTGCAGGCGATGCAGGAACATGAAGTCACCATCGGGCAAACCACCTATCCGCTGCCCGATCCGTTTTTTGTGATCGCCACACAAAACCCGATCGAACAGGAAGGGACGTATCCGCTGCCCGAAGCGCAGTTGGACCGCTTTATGTTCAACATCATCGTCGATTACCCCACCGTCGAAGAAGAAGAACAAATCCTCGACAGCACCACCGGCGCCGAACAACCCGAGATCCGCAAAGTC from Symmachiella dynata encodes:
- a CDS encoding AAA family ATPase, producing MAKEPRDFGEFLEKFKRHRDVMHEELHKVIIGQDEVIEQIFAAIFTGGHCLLVGVPGLAKTLLVSTISQILDVRFKRIQFTPDLMPSDITGTNVLDEQESGRRDFRFVEGPVFTNILLADEINRTPPKTQAALLQAMQEHEVTIGQTTYPLPDPFFVIATQNPIEQEGTYPLPEAQLDRFMFNIIVDYPTVEEEEQILDSTTGAEQPEIRKVLSARSIQYLQKQIKMIEVAPLTISYVAKLVRSSRPQDDSAPKFVQELVDWGAGPRAGQNLIAGGRAMAAMDGRPSVSLDDIRKVAVPVLRHRISTNFQAQAEGMSTDDIIRRLLAETPEPTVPKYEKA